The Crocosphaera sp. UHCC 0190 genomic interval TTAATAATCTCTCTAATCAACTATTACTAATTGTTATTATCCTACGACTCAGTTAGGGTTATGGTCTAATTTTAGGATTAAATAAGATTAAGCACAACCTTTGTATTGATCAACTTGTGATCGCAAAAAAATCAATGATCCGTAAGCGATGCGCCAATTCTGCCTAAAATGGGTGTTAGAACAAGAGGCGAAACCATGTCAAAGAATAACAATGGCGGTCTATTCGTGGTAGGAATGGTAATCGGTGGATTACTTGGTACTGTTACCGGAATCTTAATGGCCCCCCGTTCAGGAAGAGAAACCAGACGTATTATTAAAAAATCCGCTGATGCTTTACCCGAAATGGCCGAAGATTTATCAACGACGGTACAACTACAAGCCGATCGCCTGTCGGAGTCGGCCCAGAAAAATTGGGGAGAAACCCTAGTCCGACTGAAAGAAGCGATCGCTGCGGGTATTGAAGCGACTCAAACCGAGATACCCGAAACCTCTTTGCCCCGTGACATTACGTCAGATGTTAGCCCCTCAGACAATAATCCTTAGAGCAAAACAATTGTGAGTGATCCCCTATTTTGGCTTGGATGTTCTCTTTTACTCGTCGCTGTCAGTCTGACTGCAGTCTTAGTGGCGGCTTTACCTGCCCTACAAGAATTAGCCAGGGCTGCCCGGAGTGCAGAAAAATTGTTTGATACCCTAGAACGAGAATTTCCTCCCACCTTAGAATCAATTCGCCTGACAGGGCTAGAAATTAGTGAATTGACTGATGATATTGATAGTGGGGTAAAAAGTGCCTCAGACATCGTTAAACAGGTGGATCAAAGCTTAAATAGTACCCGGCAACAGGTAAACAAGGTACAACAAGGAACCCGTCGTCTTGCTAGTGGGGTTAAAGCGGCTTTGCGAACTTGGAACCGTTCCCCCTACCAAAAAATTAAAGAGGAGAAACCTTAACTTTTATGTAAAAAATTGTAAAGAAATATAATATTGATTAAGATTTATTTAATTGTTGACGACCTTCTTAAGTTCTATTCCCATGCAGAAACCTGGCCTGAAACGTTTTTTCATCACCCTTGTTACTTGTGTTCTCAGTCTTGCTATTTTAGTTTTTTCACCAAAACCAGCCTTAGCGGTTAATAATCCAGAGTTATTACCGGAAATTGTTACCCCTGTAGTTGATTTAGCTAATTTTCTCCCCGATCCTCAAGAATCCTCTTTGATTAATGAGATCGAAACCTTTGAACAGGAAACAGGATGGAAACTTCGAGTCTTAACTCAATATGATCGCTCTCCTGGCCGTGCGGTGATTAATTTTTGGGGACTCGATGACAAAAGTATCCTTTTAGTGGCGGATTCTCGCGGTGGCAACATCCTTTCCTTTAGTATTGGGGATGATGTCTATGAATTATTACCCCGCACCTTCTGGATTGAATTACAAGCCCGTTTTGGCAATATGTACTATGTCCGAGATAATGGGGAAAATAATGCCATCATGAGTTCATTAAATACCGTGAAAGGCTGTTTAGTTAAGGGCGGCTGTGGGGTAGTGCCTGGTTTACCCAGAGAACAATGGATTTTGACCCTAATTACTTCCATTGTCGGGGGATTAGTCTTTGGGTTCGCCGGAATTCCTCGTAACAAAGATCAAGTCTTTGCTTGGCAATGGGTTTTGATTATCTCTCCGCTTTGGGGTATACTTTTTATCGCTTTCGGCATTGGGCCGGTGGTAACAAGAACTTCTGATTGGTTGCCCTTGTTTCGCAATGTGATGGGCTTTGCCTTGGGGGTATTAGTGGCTTATCTATCTCCCCTGCTTAACCAACCTACACCCTCTAATACTAATACTTAATCCTGTGTGCTAACTATGGAATGGCACCTAACTGATGCCCAAAGTCTGGCCATGATTGATGGTGAAATCGGTGAGACAGCTTTCTCTCCGGCTGAATATGAAATTATCCGTCGGGTGATTTATCAAACCGCCGATTTTGACTATCTTTCTTTAATTCGTTTTTCTGAACGCGCCTTACAATCAGGGGCCGCTGCCTTAGCGGCCCGTAGTACCATTGTGGTAGATGTGCCAATGGTACAGGTGGGTATTGTGCAAAATCTTCAGGAAAGCTTTGCTAATGCGGTTTATTGTAGTACCCAAACCATTACCCGTCCCCAAAAAACGCAAACAAAAACCGCCTGGGGGATCAAAACCTTGGCTAAACGTTATCCTGAAGCTATTTTTGTCATTGGGGAGTCCCAAACGGCTTTGACAGCTTTGGTGGAATTAGTTGAAGATGAAAATATTAAACCTGCTCTGGTGATTGGCACTCCGGCGGGGTTTATTGGGGCAGATGTGGCTAAACAAAGGCTACATGATGCCCAAGTTCCCTATATTACGGTCGATGGAAGGAAGGGTAGTGCTGTGGTAGCGGTGGCCATTGTTAATGGGTTATTAGATTTAGCTTGGCAAGCTTATGGACAAATAGGAAATGGGGCGAGTTAAGCTGTTAAGCATCTAAATTACTTGTTAAGACTGCACTATAAATTCATCAATAATTAGAGGAATTAAGCATAAGGGCGCAAGTAGAAATTACGCCCATCAGGATAAGTTTAACTCAGTCTAAGATTCAGTCACTGCCTGGAATTTTTCAGAGCAATGGTGGGGAATTTTTATATTCTAGCCCTTGTAAATCTTGTAAATTTCCCGTAGACTTTTCTAAGGGTTGGACTTCTTCAACAGCAGAAGTTGGTGAATCATTGGCTAAGACAGCAGGGAGAGAAGCCACAATCATGCTGAGAAGCATCATACTGATGAGGGCAGGTAATATATAGTTAATGAGTTGAAGAAGATTCATAGTCATTGACGTGAATACCCCAAGATAAGTACAAGTACCAGGCGACGTGCCTAACTTCCTACGATACTTAAAATTTCAAAAGATGCAATCACCTATCCCTGACAAATCAGAGAAACACGATAAATTATGTTAAGAAAGGCTCTCTCTCCTAGCCATTCCTCAATGTTAAGCTCAAAATAAACTAACGTGGAACTGAAACAGGTTATTATTGCCCATAAAGCCGGAGATGCCCAAAGTAAATCATGGGCCCAAACCTGCGCTCGACAATTAGAAGCCCGTAACTGTAAAGTCTTAATGGGACCCAGTGGCTTTAAGGATAACCCCTATCCGGTATTTCTCTCCTCAGCTACGGAAAAAATCGATTTGGCCATCGTTTTAGGGGGTGATGGGACAATTTTAGCCGGGGCCCGACAATTAGCCCCAGAAGGTATCCCTATCTTAGCGGTGAATGTGGGGGGACATTTAGGGTTTTTGACGGAACCTTTTGAATTATTTCAAGATACGGAACAGGTTTGGGATCGTCTCCAAGGCGATCGCTATGCTATGTTACAACGGATGATGTTAGAAGCGCGGTTATTTGAAGGCGATCGCCGCAACCCTCAAGCAAGTAGTGAGCGTTTTTATTGTCTTAATGAAATGTGTGTTAAACCGGCCTGTGTTGACCGAATGCCCACTGCTATCTTAGAAATTGAAGTAGATGGGGAAATTGTCGATCAATATCAAGGAGATGGGTTATTAGTAGCGACTCCTACGGGTTCTACTTGTTATACAGCTTCGGCCAATGGCCCGATTATTCATCCTGGAATGGATGCGATCGCCGTAACTCCTATTTGTCCTCTGAGTTTATCGAGTCGTCCTATTGTTATTCCTCCTGGTTCTGTTGTCGATATTTGGCCCTTGGGTGACTATGAATTAAATACGAAATTATGGACGGATAGTTGTTTAGCGACTTCTATTTGGCCGGGACAATGGGTATCAGTTAGAATGGCGAGTTGTATGGCGAGATTTATTGTTTTACGGGAGAATTATTCTTTTTATCAAACCTTAAGAGAAAAGTTACAATGGGCCGGGGCGAGAATTCGTTATGATAATAATCATCGGGTTTCTTAATCTTTTATACATTGTCTTCTTTGTAGGGGTCAACGGCCGTTGACCCCTACTGGAGTTTAACCAGTTCCATGAATATCAAGTTGAGAGAAACTGCGTAAAGAATCTAGTTTCCATATTTTTTGCCTACAGATTGAATGTTCATCCACATAAAATTGATAAGTGTTGGGATCTTCTTTCTCGTTAATACTTTTATATTTTTTATAGCAATAAAGACGATATTTTTCAAGGCTGACTTTTTCCAGAGAAATTAAAGCAGCATCAATTTCTAATGAACAACGACTACTATCATCCTGCTGTTTGGTTTCTGTTAGGTGTAAAATTTGATTTATTTTGTCCAGAGATTGAGATGATTGTAAGATTTTTTCCTGTAATTGAGTGATTAGGGTATTAGAATCTAAGGAGTTTTTATCAGTAATTTGCTGCTCTATTTCTAAAATTTGTTGCCATAAAAACCGATAATGAGCTAAACTAAAGAAAAGATTTTTAGCTTCTAATTTATTCAAAATTTCTTGACGGTATTCAGGATAATGAAGATAAATTCTTAATAGGGTTTTTTCTGCTTCTTCTAGCAAACTATCTTCAGAAGTATTAGCAGCTTTGAGGGATAAAGATGATTGTTTTGCTGAAGATGTTCTTTGGGGTTTACTCAGTTGGGTTTCTAATTTCTTGAAATAAGGAGTTAATAGTCTTACTTCTCCTTGACTGAGAATTTCTGCACAATATGCTGTATAGTAAGCTCGCTTATTAC includes:
- a CDS encoding YtxH domain-containing protein, with amino-acid sequence MSKNNNGGLFVVGMVIGGLLGTVTGILMAPRSGRETRRIIKKSADALPEMAEDLSTTVQLQADRLSESAQKNWGETLVRLKEAIAAGIEATQTEIPETSLPRDITSDVSPSDNNP
- a CDS encoding DUF948 domain-containing protein encodes the protein MSDPLFWLGCSLLLVAVSLTAVLVAALPALQELARAARSAEKLFDTLEREFPPTLESIRLTGLEISELTDDIDSGVKSASDIVKQVDQSLNSTRQQVNKVQQGTRRLASGVKAALRTWNRSPYQKIKEEKP
- a CDS encoding TPM domain-containing protein, translated to MQKPGLKRFFITLVTCVLSLAILVFSPKPALAVNNPELLPEIVTPVVDLANFLPDPQESSLINEIETFEQETGWKLRVLTQYDRSPGRAVINFWGLDDKSILLVADSRGGNILSFSIGDDVYELLPRTFWIELQARFGNMYYVRDNGENNAIMSSLNTVKGCLVKGGCGVVPGLPREQWILTLITSIVGGLVFGFAGIPRNKDQVFAWQWVLIISPLWGILFIAFGIGPVVTRTSDWLPLFRNVMGFALGVLVAYLSPLLNQPTPSNTNT
- a CDS encoding NAD(+) kinase yields the protein MELKQVIIAHKAGDAQSKSWAQTCARQLEARNCKVLMGPSGFKDNPYPVFLSSATEKIDLAIVLGGDGTILAGARQLAPEGIPILAVNVGGHLGFLTEPFELFQDTEQVWDRLQGDRYAMLQRMMLEARLFEGDRRNPQASSERFYCLNEMCVKPACVDRMPTAILEIEVDGEIVDQYQGDGLLVATPTGSTCYTASANGPIIHPGMDAIAVTPICPLSLSSRPIVIPPGSVVDIWPLGDYELNTKLWTDSCLATSIWPGQWVSVRMASCMARFIVLRENYSFYQTLREKLQWAGARIRYDNNHRVS
- a CDS encoding precorrin-8X methylmutase, which translates into the protein MEWHLTDAQSLAMIDGEIGETAFSPAEYEIIRRVIYQTADFDYLSLIRFSERALQSGAAALAARSTIVVDVPMVQVGIVQNLQESFANAVYCSTQTITRPQKTQTKTAWGIKTLAKRYPEAIFVIGESQTALTALVELVEDENIKPALVIGTPAGFIGADVAKQRLHDAQVPYITVDGRKGSAVVAVAIVNGLLDLAWQAYGQIGNGAS